cgagcaactatttacaggttatatttacaacagcggttgcagctcTGGCCGGttgattcacagcgcgagcccagttcgttcttcttcctcttttctcgagtgaggcagctcacgcgcctcgttcatacaatcaaataccacacgcgtgtagcataatcccgcggcggcagaagcgacgtccaggagcatctaaatgtcatcactgggagggtggtactgcttcagtcgtgtgacgtgcacgatatcactggactgggaagcagatggagCGTCAGGGGCGATGTCGTAGGTGACGGgtgtcacggcacgaagcacccACGCACCTTGTTCAAACAATGGAATACCACACGCGCGTAGCGGCATCAACGATGACGCTCGAGAAAGGTCTAAAACGTGCAGccacgtcttgcgctgagcgataaccttAAGTTGTAAGCGGGTGAAATGCGGACGCCGGAAAAAGAAGGATAAACAAGTAGACGTGTCTATACCAAATGTCGTAGCTAAAGGAATTAAaatagggggttttacgtgcgaaaaccactttctggttatgaggcatgccgtagtggagggctccgaaaattccgaccacctggggttctttaacatgcacctaaatataagcacacgggtgttttcaaatttcgcccccatcgaaatgcggccgccgtggccgggattcgatcccgcgacctcgtgctgagcagcccaaccccatagccgctgagcaaccacggcgggtatcgtaGTTTGGGGGGCCGCATCCCGCACATCTATTTGCTTAGGAGGTCGAATAGGAGTTGTGTCGAAGCAGTAGGTTCGGATAGGAACTGGTTTGAAGGGGTCTCGATCGAGCGGCTTCTTCACTATAATCCTCATGAATGTCAGCGTCGTTATCTGTGAAAATATTCTTACTGTGGCATTGCATCTTTCTTAGCACAACTGTGGCCTCGGTATGGGAAACCACATCCAGTTTTACCTAGGACACCCGTGATTAGATTAAGGACATCTAAACATGAGCCACAGTTATTTAAGTTGCGTCTGTTCTTCGCATATTTCCTTTTGTGTGTGGGTGTGCACGCGCCCGCGGTGGTGGTTTAGCGGTTATGGCATTGCGCTACTCGGTACAACGTCGCAGCCACATTCATATGGAGGTGAAATGTAAgaatgctcgtgtaccgtgccCTGGACGCATGGTAATGATGAACCCCGGTTGTTGAGAATTGGTCTGGAATCTCCCACCACGGCGTGTTTCAtaatcatattgacacgtgtacttgtttgtctttatcgggcgacacgtttcatcgcctaacaaatgttatcgcacagcgcagcacACACAAGTTtccggaatgttatcgatgcttccatccgctgtctgtgaccgaacttgtgtaatctgatcacatgtatgcgcgacgcgaatggcgtagaactttgtggaaggcatgcgggtcccactctggaacgttcgacgactgatctataaaagccgacgaacttgacccgctgatcagattttcgacgatcgccgaccgtgttcgccgctgtcgttgtgctataagtgtagcctgtttttgtgggcacaggttggcccaataaaagttagttttgcccttcacagtattgctactgtgttcttcaacgtcaccaccaagGTGACATCGTCTTTTTGGGCGCGTGAAACCGCGGGGCTAAGTTTAAATGCGAAAGCCTTACGTGCCACAttgcgcgaaaatccggcgtGGTTTGCGGCATGACGGAGCGATGGCGCCAAAAAATGGCCGACATCGCAAAGAGTAGCAACACCTAAACAGAAACGCTCGGATTGACTTCAAATTTTTCAGAAAGGTTCCTGTAAACGAAGTAAACCAACGGCTTTGAAAAGATTGGTACATTTGGGTCTGGGTGGGAAAGGAACGCAGGTCTTCggggcggctccacggttctggctgactaaaggtgtggcctggTGCGTGCGTccttgggcacgtgacggcgcagccagtAAGGAACAGGCGGcgcacgtcatgagtgtataaaatgagtgtatgGGGGATAAACATTTATTATAGAAGCAGCACtctatgatggccgggcctaagcctcccaagaggggacgtcgagggcttgcctcgccaccgcctcacgggcgtgctgggtcgcccaggtttggtcgtcgagggcggagctccgcagagccttgcgcaacctcgacgagagggtcgtggtgttaatgtgtgtgtactgtgttGGGCATTGTTGTActgtgtgtgtactgtgctgagccgggtgaatgccacagcatcgacagttgggggtagtgtaaacGTCTGGGAATATAAGGTGGAGAGGCTACCACGCTGCGTCTGCTaaaaatgagtgtataaaatgaaaaCATTTCACTAAAGGCACTAttatgttttcgcattcccaaTCGTAAGCCCACTTAAGTGTGTCTGCCGAATTTTGTCCTGGACGCATATGTATATTTGCAGTTTGCAGTAGAGGCCATTTGAGTTACAGCACAGATTTGCGGCCATTTTTTAGTGTGAAAGTAATCTTCTTTTCCATCCGCACGGTGTCGCTTGTAGCGTAATATTGTTAAATAAATGCATGCTGTGCTTGTTTAGCAAGAAACTGTATAGATGGCCTGTGGAAACCAAGATGCGGATCTGAAATGTTCTGCTCACGCTCCGAGTACTCTCGCTAAGATATTCATAAATTATTTGCCGAAGTGGCAGCATATACGTATATACAGTGGCTACTCAAGGCCTGCGGTAACCACATAAATAATTGCGAAACGCTCATAATTGTTGAGTAAACACGGGCGATATTTTCTTCTCGACCAACTGCTCAACATCAGTATGATAACCTCCAGAAGAAcgtcagtttggcctagttggtgtttactccATATCGCTACCACCCGTGTTGTTTACCACCCTTGttgtttgtgttctcttccgctgtccccgtttttatttgtggtcaatatgatatgaAGCATGATAATCACATTTAGGTTCGTTGCGAACACACTATCATTTTGGTATTGGAAGCGATGACTAATAAGGAGAGTTGGCAGGACTGCGGCTTGCGCTTTTGTGCGAATGCCCTCCTAATCTTCTGCTTATCTGTGAATCACACAGAAGAAATACTTTCGGGGCAGGGTGTGGTGCTCCACTTTAATCGAGCACGTTCTATAAACGGCATAACGCACAAGTTAACTGAAATAAATCATGTAGTAAATCTATATTGGAGACGATAGAGAAAGCCGCAACCCCTGAAGGCGATGATGCACAGGCAGATAGACTCTCTTGAAGGAAGTCTTTTTTGGCATTatgacaagtaaaaaaaaataacgaaaagctCAAAGAAGGGAGCAGTTGTCCCTCTAATCAGTGCCATAGTCACATATGTTTTTGTATCTTTTCCCTACGTGATGCAGAAGTCAGTGATGTGCCGCTTGTTGAAACGGCAACACAGGAGGTTCCTATAAAGGCTGCGGATATCTCGTAACGCAGATTGAGATAGGAATGCTCAATTGCATTATTGGTATTCATCCTTGAGTTTGAATGCGCATAATATATTTCTCAAGCGACGTGATTcataacttcttttttaaattccTGCTGTGCAGCTGCATATAGGCGTTCTTCAAGGAACACCGATTTTTTTCAATACTCTTGCATATCTCGTGGCCTTCGACGTGAGTTTTGAAGTCACTGATCGACAGTTAATCGGAGCCTCGTATTAAGGTGCTGGTAAAACTATGGATCGTATCGCAGTCATCAGTGCAGTAGATAAATTCCTGCGCAGAGCAGCGCTTGAAAcgtggcagaaataggcgcaACTGACAAATCACCATTAACCCGTCGTTGTGGCGCCATGACCGGGATagaatcccggtcatggcggccgcatttcgatgggggcgaaacgcaagaacgcccGTATGCCATGCATtggggagcacgttaaagaactccaggtagtcgaaattaatccggagtcgacctatactacggcgtgcctcataattatatcgtggtttaGTGGCACGGAAAACACGCAATTGACATTTTAGATAACTAATATTTTACGCCTTCTTTCAGTATCGAAATGCCTCATAAGCCTCTTTCGCTCGCCTGACTTTTGTCGCAGTGTAGCAGGCGAAGGTATATTAACCTCACACCGACCTCTCGGCCGATTGCTACATAAatgatgtctctctctctcacctcacTTCAatgatgtctctctctctctcacctcaaACCTCACTGGTCACTCGAAACGTCACACTTACCGAAATTTAGCGTGTCTCAAAAAGCTTATTTGAAGAAGGAACCAAGGCAATCTCGACACGTCGGGCCGTATTAGTAAACGTTTTGCGGCTTTCCTTAAAGTTTCGTCTAGATATTATTGGTCAGTCTTCGTACAAGCTACAAATTTCGCTAAATATGCACACATCAGGAAATGCAAGGACGTCTTTAGCAAGGACGACCTCAAGAAGAAATTACAGTACAATGACGCTCAACTCCCGAGGCGTCATTAGCGTAAAACGTGCGGCTCCAAGAAGCAGAAACGAAAAGTACAGGCGCTAAAAGCCACATTCCATTCGCGCACTGATTTCAATTGAAATCTGGGGTTCTGCGTGCCacaaccacaatttgattatgaggtacgccgcagGGGCGGGGGGGGGACTTCGGATTATTTTGACCACGAGGGTCACAATGAACAGGACGCGGTGTTCTTGCAATtctcccccattgaaatgcggccgccgcagccgatATTTGacgccgcgacctcgtgcttagcaaggTAACATCATAGTCGCTAAGTCACGGTAGCGGATTCCCATTCGCACACCATCACGTTGGATGTGCAATTTATCCTCATAGAAAACGAAAGTCAGGTGAACGTAAAAGCAAAGCATTTTTAAAAAGTTGTGTGCATTTCGCTCGGCATCGGCACTTCGAGCTTAGCAACGTCACGCCATAGAAGCGGGGCTACCGTCCATACTTGGCGCTGTTCAACTCCTCTCAACATGCATCGACCAGCCCTGTTCAGCGGAACGCACTCTTGCTCTGCCACGTAAGTGCGTCGCTTCAGACTGCGCTGTGTAAGAGTGCTTATGACGAACGCTTATCTAATCTAGTGTctgctaagaaaaagaaagaggcttTCTCTATTGCTCTTTCTTATTCATCAGCACTGAAAAGTGCAACGCTCTGTATACTAGCTCGCTCTATTGCCCATATTAGAAATTGCACGGTGACATTGAATTGAAGGAGATAATCTAGGCGGGTAATTAACGAACCAGTGGCCATTAAACCCTCTTCGTCCCATAGACAAATTGCGTTATATATGTTAACCTCTCATCCAGATTCACCTGGGATTGATGCGGTGTTATCATGTGGGAGCGCGCGCTTAGGTTACCTGGTGAGCACTTGTTTTTCCACTGTTACTTTGGCCTGCACATTTGCGTTCCCATATCTGGCGCGCAGCGGGAAAGGTACAACCGGTACGTGTTTGCAGTGTGCCCGTCGATTCGAAAATCGGGTTGAAGCTGTTCAGtgttttgttcttcttgtgaATTCGTGCATTTATTTTTTAACAAATATCTTTAGCCCTCTGAAAGTGCGGTGCCTTCGCGACCTCGCCAATGGTTTAAACACGCTCACCACAAAGGGGCGAATAGCGTTGCGTtcgatttttgttttctttttgtttcgtttgGAGTAGCCATGCACACATCGACTAAAAGAATACCGCTTAACTTTGTTACGAGCACGGTTTGGCTTAGTCCAAGCCGAGCACTGCGAGAAGGTGAGCTGGTAACGTAAATTATAGACATCTTCTTGAAATATGCCCCAGGCATTCAGATTTCTCTTGCAGAAATTGTTATAAAGGTACTGTACTCTTTCTATTGATTTACTGTTGACTTCAATAGAATGTCTGTTCCGGTGTAGCTGAGTACCAAGCAAAATTATTTTTCTAAGGGTAGCGTTGAATCGTATGGAGTCGTGCTCAGATTTGAAATAGATTGTCGCAACTGGTAGAATAACTACGACGTCATTATTAATTTAGCATAGTCTACGTTGAAAAAGGTGCACATAGACATCAGCCGAACGACCCGAGAATCATGGAGAGAAAAAATGAACGCGTTCTGTTGAAGTGAATAATTTATGGAAACAGTTGTTCCGCCATGCTATGAGGAAAGGTTATGTCCTTACGacacgaaaaaacaaacaaacaaacaaacaaacaaacttgcAGGTCATGACTGTGCACATCAGCCTTGAGCTGTAAAGTGTTAGCATCGGGGTCTCTCTTACGTTTAATAGATGGAGGATCATGGAGTGAGAGGAAGTTTCTCGTTTCAATGTTAATCTGGCGACTTCCTGTATGCAATTCCTTGTCCTATCTACACATGCTCTGTTCCAGTTCGCTGCCGCCACGCCATTTTGCGCTTGCGTGATCACATGGTACAAAGTGGCGACGGTACTGCATACACAATTGCATCACCCGAAACAAATCGAGTGGGCAACTGCCATAATGATAGCCACAGTGGACAGTGGATCGAATAATAATTCACACACGAGTgggcatgcacacgcacacacaaatgcacaaagACACGTACGCGCACATGCACTCACGTCCGCAAACACACGAACACTCACGAACTAGCGCACGCGCTCCCACACATACGCACATATTTTTTATACCAAATGAAAGCCGATACAGAAGGAAGAACTGGAATCAACATAAAATTTTAAATTGCAGCAGATGATGTCATACAAGTTGGCGGTTGGGATTGTGAAACCCATCCTGAATGCAAGAATGACTGGGTTAAATCAGTGTATGTAGGCACCAAACACGAGTGCTTAGAAGAATTTATTTCATACCCAAGAGCTGCCACTATAGCAGTCTCTTCGAGCATTTTAACTTTGCTGGCATGTAGAGAATAAACACTATTGAAGTCATAAGTTGCTGTCTTTTTCATCCATATTTTTTCAGTCACCAAGTTTAAAGACGAAAATGCTGTGCAGCAAGCGACCACTTATGCAGGACATCGATGGCGACCTCTACAATTTTCACTTCAACTCGGAAATGATCTGCGAAGCCCTCGCTTTCAAGCTCCGCCCAGGTGGCGTCATTGAGGTGAGCTACCTATCTTCAGGAACCCGCTGGATGCGTCACGTGATACAACTCATCTCTTACAAGGGCAACAGCACCAACTCGTACGACGAGTTCCGTGCAAGGTCGCTATTTCTCGAGCATCTTGGAAAACTAGCCGACGTAGTGACGTCAACGCCGCAGCTTATACTGACGAACATCCTTCCAGGAAAGCTTGTAACGATAGCGGACGCGAAGTACGGCTACGTCGCTTGGAACCCGTGGGACGTTTCCTGCTCTTCCTACAGTATCAGCATGAAGCTGCGTGAACTGATTGAGCGAATGTCCTTTGACGACTTCGTGTCCATGTTTCTTGACGGGCGCGTCGGCGTTGGCCCGTACTTTGAGCACGTGCATGCTGGCTACGTGAGAAGAAAGGACCCGAACTTTTTCTTTGTGACATACGAAGAGATGGTGAGGGACTGCGAGAGCGTTGTCCTGCGGCTGGCAGACTTCTTGGATGGCGACTACGGCAAATCTCTTCCCAGAAATACGGAACTCCTCAGCCTACCAGGGGATGTGGCAAAGGTTGTGTACAAGcgtgcacgacgccagccgtacgcagTCACTACAACCAAATATGGTTATAGGCAATAAGGctactaccgatttcccccgggtgggtcagtccggggatGGCGCCTACGTGAAGCTGAGGGAAGAGGGGTGTGTTACCGCCGCCGAGGGGCGTAAAGGTCCAGACAGCTCACATTGGcacaacccccaggatccccttttccccggacacggccaagccgcgcacggttagacgcgggatggtctaaccctcgtgtgctcgggtacatggtgtagcaacacaccaaacgcctgctcacgctcACGCAGACAACcctgagtatatatatatatatatatatatatatatatatatatatatatatatatatatatatatatatatatatatatatatatatatatatatatatatatatatatatgtgtgtgtgtgtgtgtgtgtgtgtgtgtgtgcattatgtatgtatgtttctCTTTCGTACGTTGTGCTGTGCTGTACGAGTGTATCATACCCAGAACACAGTGCAATAGTGACTGCGCCCACTTTGCTTATGATCGATGTTTTAGAGGGAAGAGAAAAGTCAAATTTGGATAAACGAGGCAAGAAAGAACTGTAGCCACGCTGTCGCGCAAGCATTGTAGGCGCCTGTCGCCTGGACGCCTTTCTCTTCCAGGCGTTCTCTACTTCACTGTTGGGCCCGGCTTTCTCCGCTCTCTGTGAGCAAGCCAAGAGAAAGCAATGAAAAGTCAATCCAGCTATGCAAAGGGGCCTGCCAAATATTTCATATTTGTCTTCTAGATTCTCGTGTGCGACGTGCCAACAGTGCGACAGGATTATGAAGCACGCGGGAATGGGGGACTCGGGATGTTTTTCAtcccctggggttcttcaacgtgcacccaatgcgtggCACacggtgttcttgcatttcaccccttaTCGAGTCACGGCCGCCGCGACCGGCAATTATCCCGTGGCGTTGGGCTTGGCACCATAGCAACAAGAACGGTGCCTTTATGAATGTTGCCTTTAATATCCCTATAGCCACAATACCGTCCATGCGTCCGACACATAAGACGATCGTTTTCAATATAGGACCCAcagcagcgagcgagcgagcgagcgagcgaaatcaccttcgtgctgcctcccaTTTCAACGCGAACAAAGCTGAGAGATCATAGCGCACAGGAAGCTATAAGCACTCGGCGTAGATCGCCTTCGAGATAGGGCCTGCGCGACCACGCCATACACAGCCGCTGCAGGAGTACGGCTGATCTCGGTTCATAATGGTTGGACGCTGATGCATAAGGCggtaaagagcgataacggcttatcaTGATCGGAaggtcatcagcgcacctggcgccgccacccgcagcagtttgcttgcgtcatcgattcaccttgcgccgctgtccgcagcagttcgtgtcgccgcagcgctgtcgtttatagaGAGGGAATAAACTTTCATAACATTCTTAATGACACCGGCTGACGTGGAGATGAGGAATTAGCACAATGCTTACGTATACTTAGATAGCTCCTAGAGGAGTTCCTGCAgcactttctttcttgttttagtGCCGATGATCTTCTCACGTTTCAGTTCTTGTCATCGTATACTCCCCAAAACACCAGCGTACCATGCTTTGGGTGCGCGTAATATAACTGCGGGTGGTGGAAATCAATCCGAAGCTTTGTATTGGTTATGCCATTCCTAATAGCCAATGGTGTAGTTTCGCAGCGGTAAACAA
Above is a genomic segment from Dermacentor andersoni chromosome 8, qqDerAnde1_hic_scaffold, whole genome shotgun sequence containing:
- the LOC126528885 gene encoding amine sulfotransferase-like, which codes for MLCSKRPLMQDIDGDLYNFHFNSEMICEALAFKLRPGGVIEVSYLSSGTRWMRHVIQLISYKGNSTNSYDEFRARSLFLEHLGKLADVVTSTPQLILTNILPGKLVTIADAKYGYVAWNPWDVSCSSYSISMKLRELIERMSFDDFVSMFLDGRVGVGPYFEHVHAGYVRRKDPNFFFVTYEEMVRDCESVVLRLADFLDGDYGKSLPRNTELLSLPGDVAKVVYKRARRQPYAVTTTKYGYRQ